One part of the Tachysurus fulvidraco isolate hzauxx_2018 chromosome 23, HZAU_PFXX_2.0, whole genome shotgun sequence genome encodes these proteins:
- the kcna2b gene encoding potassium voltage-gated channel subfamily A member 2b, with the protein MTVATSDHMDEAGAHPGQPQDTYDPEPDHECCERVVINISGLRFETQLKTLSQFPDTLLGDPKKRMRYFDPLRNEYFFDRNRPSFDAILYYYQSGGRLRRPVNVTLDIFSEEIRFYELGEEAIEIFREDEGFIKEEEKLLPENEFQRQVWLLFEYPESSGPARIIAIISVMVILISIVSFCLETLPVFRDDDMEKQKNYIRDSNSTASYKSPYFTDPFFILETLCIIWFSFEFLVRFFACPSKAGFFVNIMNIIDIVAIIPYFITLGTELAESPEDGQQGQQAMSLAILRVIRLVRVFRIFKLSRHSKGLQILGQTLKASMRELGLLIFFLFIGVILFSSAVYFAEADEPDSQFVSIPDAFWWAVVSMTTVGYGDMVPTTIGGKIVGSLCAIAGVLTIALPVPVIVSNFNYFYHRETEGEEQAQYLNVTSVPKIDSTEDLKKSRSVSSLSKSDYMEIQEAVNNSNEDLPEENLKTGNCTFANTNYVNITKMLTDV; encoded by the coding sequence ATGACCGTCGCTACAAGTGACCACATGGACGAAGCTGGGGCTCATCCGGGTCAACCTCAGGACACGTACGACCCGGAACCAGACCACGAATGCTGCGAGCGAGTGGTCATTAACATCTCAGGCCTCCGATTTGAAACACAGCTTAAGACACTCTCTCAGTTCCCTGATACTTTACTCGGGGACCCTAAAAAGAGGATGCGCTACTTTGATCCGCTAAGGAACGAGTACTTTTTTGACCGGAATCGACCTAGCTTCGATGCTATTCTGTACTATTATCAGTCTGGCGGACGGCTAAGGCGGCCAGTTAACGTCACGTTGGATATTTTCTCAGAGGAGATCCGCTTCTATGAACTTGGTGAGGAAGCCATTGAGATTttcagggaggatgaaggatttattaaagaggaagagaaactTCTGCCAGAGAATGAGTTTCAAAGGCAGGTGTGGTTGTTGTTTGAGTATCCAGAAAGTTCTGGTCCAGCCCGGATTATTGCCATCATTTCCGTTATGGTCATTTTGATTTCGATCGTCAGTTTCTGCCTAGAGACACTACCCGTTTTTCGCGATGACGACATGGAGAAGCAAAAAAACTACATCCGCGACTCCAACTCCACAGCCAGCTACAAATCCCCCTACTTCACTGACCCCTTTTTCATCCTGGAGACACTCTGCATCATCTGGTTCTCCTTTGAATTCCTTGTCCGTTTCTTTGCCTGTCCAAGTAAGGCAGGCTTCTTTgtgaacatcatgaacatcattGACATTGTTGCTATCATTCCATATTTCATCACACTGGGGACCGAATTGGCCGAAAGTCCAGAAGATGGTCAACAAGGTCAACAGGCCATGAGTTTAGCAATTCTCAGAGTGATCCGATTGGTGCGAGTCTTTAGGATCTTTAAGCTCTCCCGCCACTCAAAAGGTCTTCAGATTCTGGGTCAGACTCTCAAGGCGAGTATGCGAGAACTGGGGCTTCTTATCTTCTTCCTGTTCATTGGAGTCATCCTCTTCTCCAGTGCTGTGTACTTTGCAGAAGCAGACGAACCGGATTCACAGTTTGTCAGCATCCCGGATGCTTTTTGGTGGGCAGTCGTATCTATGACCACAGTAGGATATGGAGACATGGTTCCCACTACCATCGGGGGTAAAATTGTCGGTTCGTTGTGTGCCATCGCCGGTGTCTTAACCATCGCTCTTCCAGTCCCTGTCATCGTGTCCAACTTTAACTACTTCTaccacagagagacagagggagaggagCAGGCACAATACCTCAATGTGACCAGTGTCCCTAAGATCGACTCGACGGAGGATCTGAAAAAGAGCCGGAGCGTCTCCAGCCTGAGCAAATCCGACTACATGGAGATACAGGAAGCTGTAAACAACAGCAACGAGGATTTACCTGAAGAGAACCTCAAAACTGGCAACTGCACGTTTGCTAACACCAACTACGTCAACATCACCAAGATGCTCACTGATGTATAG